A genomic window from Luteolibacter sp. LG18 includes:
- a CDS encoding restriction endonuclease subunit S: MSAIIDYRGKTPTKTTFGVPLVTAKIVKGGRIEPAEEFIAEADYEAWMRRGLPEKGDIVMTTEAPLGEVAQLDGRKIALAQRVITLRGKEELLDNGFLRYLLQSTPVQDELKARATGTTVLGIKQSELRKISLTLPPLSEQKRIAHILGTLDDKIELNRQMNSTLEEMARALFQSWFVDFDPVRRNAEGGESRPEHSLFPDSFEDSELGKIPKGWKPAKASEICKNIFSGGTPRTSEVPYWDGTFPWLSSGETRNSFIIETEKTITQLGIDKSSTRLARKGCVVIASAGQGHTRGQTSLLAFDSYINQSVVALAADNEMASDLFLYFDLSRRYEEFRQLSDSHSSRGSLTTKLLGGVRVVLPAKDAIQKFDSIVNPMVTKIIANLQQSRALANLRDTLLPKLLSGEVTATAIPERSHA, from the coding sequence ATGTCCGCGATCATCGACTATCGAGGAAAGACACCGACCAAAACCACGTTTGGAGTACCGCTCGTTACTGCGAAGATTGTCAAAGGGGGCAGGATCGAACCGGCGGAGGAGTTTATTGCGGAAGCCGACTACGAGGCATGGATGAGACGAGGTCTCCCTGAAAAGGGAGATATTGTCATGACGACAGAAGCGCCGCTTGGGGAGGTGGCACAACTCGATGGACGGAAAATCGCGCTGGCTCAACGCGTGATCACGCTGCGCGGCAAGGAAGAGCTTTTGGACAACGGTTTTCTGCGATACTTGCTCCAATCGACGCCGGTCCAAGACGAGTTGAAAGCCCGTGCAACAGGAACAACCGTGCTAGGAATCAAGCAGAGTGAGCTTCGAAAAATAAGCCTTACACTTCCACCCCTCTCCGAACAAAAGCGCATCGCCCACATCCTCGGCACGCTGGACGATAAGATCGAATTAAACCGCCAGATGAACTCCACTCTGGAGGAGATGGCCCGTGCGCTCTTCCAAAGCTGGTTCGTGGATTTCGATCCCGTCCGCCGAAATGCCGAAGGCGGCGAATCCCGACCGGAGCACTCCTTGTTTCCGGATTCATTCGAGGATTCGGAGCTGGGCAAGATTCCGAAGGGGTGGAAGCCAGCTAAGGCGAGCGAAATCTGCAAGAACATCTTCAGCGGTGGAACTCCGAGAACCTCCGAGGTCCCTTATTGGGACGGAACATTCCCTTGGTTGTCTTCCGGTGAAACACGGAATTCTTTCATCATTGAGACAGAGAAGACGATCACACAACTGGGAATCGACAAGTCCAGCACGCGGCTGGCCCGCAAAGGGTGCGTTGTGATAGCGAGTGCGGGACAAGGTCACACCCGGGGGCAGACCTCGCTACTGGCATTCGATTCCTACATAAACCAATCAGTGGTCGCCCTCGCTGCGGATAATGAGATGGCGTCGGACTTGTTCCTCTATTTCGACCTCTCTCGCCGCTATGAGGAATTTCGGCAGCTTTCGGACTCGCACAGTTCCAGAGGCAGCCTCACTACCAAACTGCTGGGTGGAGTCCGAGTAGTGTTGCCTGCCAAGGATGCCATTCAAAAGTTTGATTCTATCGTTAACCCGATGGTGACGAAAATCATTGCTAATCTCCAACAATCCCGCGCCCTCGCCAACCTTCGCGACACGCTTCTTCCAAAGCTGTTAAGCGGCGAGGTAACGGCAACCGCAATTCCCGAACGATCCCATGCCTAA
- the chrA gene encoding chromate efflux transporter, whose protein sequence is MNPPELEAAPRPAPPTFREALRFWWKLGWISFGGPAGQIAIMHREIVERRRWLSEDHFLHALNFCMLLPGPEAQQLATYLGWRLHGAKGGVAAGALFVIPSIFILMGLSWLYVTGANVTWISGLFYGLTAAVIAIVASAVKRIGSKALKTPALWGLALASFIAIFFFKVSFVLIILSAAVIGWLGGKRFPNQFPAGKGHARMADIDEASCVELPPPPPASRRRTFIVAAVCLTLWWLPVLAAGWLTNWSGIHFQQGLFFSKAALVTVGGAYAVLPYVSQMAVEHHGWLSQGQMMAGLGLAETTPGPLIMVLQFVGFVAGWQHPGDLSSPVAAVLGALITTWSTFLPCFLFVFLGAPHVDHLRQRPAVATTLTAVTAAVVGVILNLAIWFSLHAIHPEPDRYDWFVAATGLGAWLAMERFKIGVIPVLGACAVLGVVWKMV, encoded by the coding sequence ATGAATCCACCGGAACTTGAAGCCGCCCCGCGCCCCGCCCCGCCGACCTTCCGTGAAGCGCTGCGGTTCTGGTGGAAGCTCGGCTGGATCAGCTTCGGCGGGCCCGCCGGGCAAATCGCGATCATGCACCGCGAGATCGTCGAACGCCGCCGCTGGCTGTCCGAGGATCATTTCCTCCACGCCCTGAACTTCTGCATGCTGCTGCCCGGCCCCGAGGCCCAGCAGCTCGCGACCTACCTCGGCTGGCGGCTCCATGGCGCGAAGGGAGGCGTCGCGGCGGGAGCACTGTTCGTCATCCCCTCGATCTTCATCCTGATGGGACTAAGCTGGCTCTATGTCACGGGGGCCAATGTCACGTGGATCAGCGGCCTCTTCTACGGCCTAACGGCAGCGGTGATCGCCATCGTCGCCTCGGCGGTGAAACGCATCGGCTCGAAGGCCTTGAAAACTCCCGCGCTGTGGGGGCTCGCGCTCGCCTCGTTCATCGCGATCTTCTTTTTCAAGGTGTCCTTCGTCCTGATCATCCTGTCCGCCGCCGTGATCGGCTGGCTCGGTGGCAAACGGTTCCCCAATCAATTCCCCGCCGGCAAAGGCCACGCCCGGATGGCGGACATCGATGAGGCAAGCTGCGTGGAACTCCCGCCGCCCCCGCCCGCCAGCCGCCGCCGGACCTTCATCGTCGCCGCAGTGTGCCTCACCCTGTGGTGGCTGCCCGTGCTCGCCGCCGGATGGCTCACGAACTGGAGCGGCATCCACTTCCAGCAAGGCCTGTTCTTCAGCAAGGCCGCGCTCGTCACCGTCGGCGGAGCCTACGCCGTCCTGCCCTACGTTTCCCAAATGGCGGTGGAGCACCACGGCTGGCTCAGCCAAGGCCAGATGATGGCCGGACTCGGCCTCGCCGAAACCACGCCGGGGCCCTTGATCATGGTGCTCCAGTTCGTCGGCTTCGTCGCAGGCTGGCAACACCCCGGCGACCTGTCCTCGCCGGTCGCGGCCGTGCTCGGCGCGCTGATCACCACCTGGTCCACCTTCCTGCCCTGCTTCCTGTTCGTCTTCCTCGGCGCCCCCCACGTCGACCACCTGCGCCAGCGTCCCGCCGTCGCCACCACCCTCACCGCCGTCACCGCCGCCGTGGTCGGTGTGATCCTCAACCTCGCCATCTGGTTCTCCCTCCACGCCATCCACCCGGAGCCGGATCGCTACGATTGGTTCGTCGCCGCCACCGGCCTCGGGGCCTGGCTCGCCATGGAACGCTTCAAGATCGGCGTGATTCCCGTCCTCGGAGCCTGCGCGGTCCTTGGCGTAGTGTGGAAGATGGTGTAA
- a CDS encoding L-serine ammonia-lyase codes for MPSALDMFTIGIGPSSSHTVGPMHAAREFVLDLQARGLAGQVARVRCDTYGSLAATGKGHGTDKALILGFLGHDPESIDVDAIDSLLAAVSASGSLTLPWGTVIPFHAKEDLDFKRLKPLPLHPNGMHFQAYDAAGTLIGENVIYSLGGGFIAAEADLKAAVPEDDSALPYPFTCAAELMEHCERNQFSIAALALANENARRPEAETRARLDAVWAAMQGCVKRGCSQEGILPGGLKVKRRAATIFDNLCAKPEAALSDPLTILDWVNLYALAVNEENAAGGRVVTAPTNGAAGIIPAVLHYAVRFKHSPYPDGVHRFLLTAAAIGLLYKRNASISGAEAGCQGEVGVACSMAAAGLAEYLGATPKQVENAAEIGMEHNLGLTCDPVGGLVQIPCIERNAMASVKAINAARLAMAGDGSHFVSLDKVIKTMRDTGRDMKSKYKETSRGGLAVNVVEC; via the coding sequence ATGCCTTCCGCGCTTGATATGTTCACCATTGGGATCGGCCCCTCGTCGTCCCACACCGTCGGCCCCATGCACGCCGCCCGCGAGTTCGTCCTCGACCTCCAGGCCCGCGGCTTGGCCGGGCAGGTCGCGCGCGTCCGCTGCGACACCTACGGCTCCCTCGCCGCCACCGGCAAGGGCCACGGCACCGACAAGGCGCTCATCCTCGGCTTCCTCGGCCACGATCCGGAAAGCATCGACGTGGATGCCATCGACAGCCTGCTCGCCGCGGTTTCCGCCTCCGGCTCGCTGACGCTGCCGTGGGGCACCGTGATCCCGTTCCACGCCAAGGAGGACCTCGACTTCAAGCGCCTCAAGCCGCTCCCCCTCCACCCGAACGGCATGCACTTCCAGGCCTACGACGCCGCGGGCACGCTCATCGGGGAAAACGTCATCTACTCGCTGGGCGGCGGCTTCATCGCCGCCGAGGCCGACCTCAAGGCCGCCGTGCCGGAGGACGACAGCGCCCTGCCCTACCCCTTCACCTGCGCCGCCGAGCTCATGGAGCACTGCGAGCGGAACCAGTTCTCGATCGCCGCGCTGGCGCTGGCCAATGAGAACGCCCGCCGCCCGGAGGCCGAAACCCGCGCCCGCCTCGATGCGGTGTGGGCCGCCATGCAGGGCTGCGTGAAACGCGGCTGTTCCCAGGAGGGCATCCTCCCCGGCGGCCTGAAGGTGAAACGCCGCGCCGCCACCATCTTCGACAACCTCTGCGCCAAGCCCGAGGCCGCTCTCTCCGATCCCCTCACCATCCTCGACTGGGTGAACCTCTACGCCCTGGCCGTGAACGAGGAGAACGCCGCCGGTGGCCGGGTCGTCACCGCCCCCACCAATGGCGCGGCCGGCATCATCCCCGCCGTGCTCCACTACGCCGTGCGCTTCAAGCACTCGCCCTACCCGGACGGCGTCCACCGCTTCCTCCTCACCGCCGCCGCCATCGGCCTGCTCTACAAGCGCAATGCCTCCATCTCCGGCGCGGAAGCCGGTTGCCAGGGCGAGGTCGGCGTCGCCTGCTCGATGGCCGCCGCAGGTCTCGCCGAATACCTCGGTGCCACCCCGAAGCAGGTCGAGAACGCCGCCGAGATCGGCATGGAACACAACCTCGGCCTCACCTGCGACCCCGTCGGCGGCCTGGTCCAGATCCCCTGCATCGAGCGCAACGCCATGGCGTCCGTGAAAGCCATCAACGCCGCCCGCCTCGCCATGGCCGGGGATGGTTCCCACTTCGTCTCCCTCGACAAGGTCATCAAGACCATGCGCGACACCGGCCGCGACATGAAATCCAAGTACAAGGAAACCTCCCGCGGCGGCCTCGCCGTGAACGTGGTGGAGTGCTGA
- a CDS encoding helix-turn-helix domain-containing protein, which produces MTTLRIGLVSDYFRAGVAEGAAAYGRAHGVEIDPRWFVRGDWMGDHPAWNAVIAEVVNMPTLADRVLALNLPTVLMAPLAQAPAGFPVVTADFRACGALAFEELASLGARSLAVLRTSPRDIDHECCDGFIDAAHAHGRRVIDPEPARKLAETVATAAHFNERVSAFADILEEMPRPVGVFLAHAGLTYSLQMELKRRGFRVPEDYAMVVIQKDVQGTAEMAPVPITTVDPDSWQQGYFAAQLLHDQLRGERPDASVHRIPPAGITRRDSTGCPLVKDPGVAKVVHLIRERFASDLKVDELARLAAVGRRSLEERFRKEMHQSIHEALTRRRMDEARKLLRSTPLGIALVAEACGYSSVHYFTTAFKRETGTSPAAYRAAAGKGRA; this is translated from the coding sequence GTGACCACGTTGAGAATCGGGCTCGTGTCGGACTATTTCCGGGCGGGAGTCGCGGAAGGGGCGGCCGCCTACGGTCGGGCCCACGGCGTGGAGATCGATCCGCGGTGGTTCGTGCGCGGGGACTGGATGGGGGACCACCCGGCGTGGAACGCGGTGATCGCGGAGGTGGTGAACATGCCGACGCTCGCCGACCGGGTGCTGGCGCTGAACCTGCCGACGGTGCTGATGGCCCCGCTGGCGCAGGCCCCGGCCGGGTTTCCGGTGGTGACGGCGGATTTCCGGGCCTGCGGGGCGCTGGCGTTCGAGGAACTGGCGTCGCTCGGGGCGCGGAGCCTGGCGGTGCTGCGGACCAGCCCGCGGGACATCGACCATGAATGCTGCGATGGGTTCATCGATGCGGCTCATGCCCACGGTCGGCGGGTGATCGATCCCGAGCCTGCCCGCAAGCTGGCGGAGACGGTCGCCACGGCGGCCCATTTCAACGAGCGGGTGTCCGCTTTCGCCGACATCCTGGAGGAAATGCCGCGGCCGGTCGGGGTATTCCTGGCCCATGCCGGGCTGACCTATTCCCTGCAGATGGAGCTGAAACGGCGCGGCTTCCGGGTGCCGGAGGACTACGCCATGGTGGTGATCCAGAAGGACGTGCAGGGGACCGCCGAGATGGCCCCGGTGCCGATCACCACGGTGGATCCGGACAGTTGGCAGCAGGGCTATTTCGCCGCGCAACTGCTTCACGATCAGCTTCGTGGCGAGCGCCCGGATGCCTCGGTGCACCGGATTCCGCCCGCCGGGATCACCCGCCGCGACAGCACCGGCTGCCCGCTGGTCAAGGATCCGGGGGTGGCGAAGGTCGTGCACCTGATTCGCGAGCGCTTCGCCTCGGACTTGAAGGTGGACGAGCTGGCGCGGCTGGCGGCGGTCGGGCGGCGCAGCCTGGAGGAGCGGTTCCGGAAGGAGATGCACCAGAGCATCCACGAGGCGCTCACCCGGCGGCGGATGGACGAGGCGAGGAAGCTGCTGCGGTCGACCCCGCTGGGGATCGCGCTGGTGGCGGAGGCCTGCGGCTACTCCTCGGTCCACTACTTCACCACCGCCTTCAAGCGCGAGACCGGGACCAGCCCGGCGGCCTACCGGGCGGCGGCGGGGAAGGGCCGGGCCTAA
- a CDS encoding DUF1259 domain-containing protein produces MKAAKALLLLALGCSMHALALDTASIESTTGLKGTMNAEEKVFKVTFPRGDLGVTVDDWQMPAFMGLTTWAAFTEGKSAEAMVMGDFVLLQDEVNPVMSTLLDTGLSVTALHNHFFADEPKVYFMHIAGEGTTESLSKGVRAALDKVKSIREAAPHPAKSMGGGIPAKSAITAAPLAEKIGGKPQEKDGMVKFVLGRTAKMPCGCEVGKEMGINTWAAFAGTDDNAVVDGDFACLEGELQGVLKTLRSGGINIVAIHQHMTGESPRYVFLHYWGRGKAGDLAGTVGSALKTQKQ; encoded by the coding sequence ATGAAAGCGGCAAAGGCTCTTCTTCTCCTCGCGCTCGGTTGTTCCATGCACGCGCTCGCGCTGGACACCGCCAGCATCGAGTCCACCACCGGCCTCAAGGGCACGATGAACGCGGAGGAAAAGGTGTTCAAGGTGACCTTTCCGCGCGGCGATCTGGGGGTGACGGTCGATGACTGGCAGATGCCCGCGTTCATGGGGCTCACGACCTGGGCGGCCTTCACCGAGGGCAAGTCGGCGGAGGCGATGGTGATGGGGGACTTCGTGCTCCTGCAGGATGAGGTGAATCCGGTGATGAGCACGCTGCTGGACACCGGGCTTTCCGTGACGGCGCTGCACAACCACTTTTTCGCCGACGAGCCGAAGGTGTACTTCATGCACATCGCGGGGGAGGGAACGACGGAATCCTTGTCGAAGGGAGTCCGCGCCGCCTTGGACAAGGTCAAGTCGATCCGTGAGGCCGCGCCGCATCCGGCCAAGTCGATGGGCGGAGGGATTCCGGCGAAGAGCGCCATCACCGCGGCGCCGCTCGCGGAGAAGATCGGCGGGAAGCCGCAGGAGAAGGACGGGATGGTGAAGTTCGTCCTCGGGCGTACGGCGAAGATGCCGTGTGGCTGCGAGGTCGGCAAGGAGATGGGGATCAACACCTGGGCCGCGTTCGCCGGCACGGATGACAACGCGGTGGTCGATGGTGATTTCGCCTGCCTCGAAGGGGAGCTGCAAGGGGTGCTGAAAACCCTCAGGAGCGGAGGTATCAACATCGTGGCGATCCACCAGCACATGACCGGGGAATCCCCGCGCTATGTGTTCCTGCACTACTGGGGCCGGGGAAAAGCCGGTGACTTGGCTGGCACGGTCGGGTCGGCGTTGAAAACCCAGAAGCAGTAG
- a CDS encoding 3D domain-containing protein, giving the protein MRQRLLPLAALALVATLLSNCSSSSNLQVLSKSSIKPGSSSSGWALGLGTTESLPIAAPSASVMASAASHTKDKHGMPVYAFSERNRLVRTTAYHPNESDHLVYGSSNATGTQLRYTNRVRSAAADWSFYPVGTVFRVAGLPYLYVVDDYGSALTGTGTIDIFTPTGESMNQWGRRNVEITIVQWGSFTRSAEILTQRTGYQHCRSMLANIVRQRPDLASTKGGSANKG; this is encoded by the coding sequence ATGCGCCAACGACTCCTTCCGCTTGCTGCCCTCGCTCTGGTGGCCACTCTCCTTTCCAACTGCTCCTCCAGCTCGAATCTCCAGGTTCTCTCGAAGAGCTCGATCAAGCCCGGTTCCTCCTCCTCCGGATGGGCGCTGGGCCTCGGCACCACGGAAAGCCTTCCGATCGCCGCTCCGTCCGCCTCCGTGATGGCCTCCGCGGCCAGCCACACCAAGGACAAGCACGGCATGCCGGTCTACGCGTTCAGCGAGCGCAACCGCCTCGTCCGCACGACCGCCTACCACCCGAACGAGAGCGACCACCTCGTCTACGGCAGCTCGAATGCCACCGGCACCCAGCTCCGCTACACCAACCGCGTGCGCAGCGCCGCCGCCGACTGGTCCTTCTACCCGGTGGGCACCGTGTTCCGCGTCGCCGGCCTTCCCTACCTTTATGTCGTCGATGACTACGGTTCGGCCCTCACCGGCACCGGCACCATCGACATCTTCACCCCGACCGGTGAAAGCATGAACCAGTGGGGTCGCCGCAACGTGGAGATCACGATCGTCCAGTGGGGTTCCTTCACCCGCAGCGCCGAGATCCTCACCCAGCGCACGGGTTACCAGCACTGCCGCTCGATGCTTGCGAACATCGTCCGCCAGCGCCCGGACCTCGCCTCCACCAAGGGCGGTTCCGCGAACAAGGGCTGA
- a CDS encoding restriction endonuclease gives MPNVFCVRADFGTYAEHFVKGGYAAIGWLDHTDVTGVTTKDQLYPLYKKEHPQDTSNIVIGQQVGQIARFLFDIQPGDFVVTPAADSRWLRYGVMEDEPYVFGDGKDGCRFRHRRQVKWAAKRIDRTVFSVPLQNTLRSSLTVFAISQKEEFFEVIGRSDLVPAGHAKVALDPYEVVIGRVLELDPKEFELLVKSLLEALGFEAEHSGKTGDGGVDVRGTLDVDNFARIRVFVQAKRYQTGAKIAANVVKQLRQTIPNGAQGAFITTADYQAAARDVAEETGFPRIGLINGRQMVDLLVKHWADIPPDFKTKLGLQPGLVLV, from the coding sequence ATGCCTAACGTCTTTTGCGTCCGTGCTGATTTCGGCACTTACGCCGAACACTTCGTCAAAGGTGGTTACGCGGCCATCGGTTGGCTCGACCACACCGACGTCACGGGTGTGACGACGAAGGATCAGCTCTATCCGCTCTACAAGAAGGAACATCCGCAGGACACCTCGAATATCGTGATCGGGCAGCAGGTAGGGCAAATCGCCCGCTTTCTTTTCGATATCCAGCCCGGCGACTTCGTGGTGACGCCCGCAGCGGATTCGCGCTGGCTTCGCTACGGAGTGATGGAGGATGAGCCGTATGTTTTTGGGGACGGAAAGGACGGCTGCCGATTTCGCCATCGGCGGCAGGTGAAGTGGGCGGCCAAGCGGATCGATCGGACTGTGTTTTCGGTGCCATTGCAGAACACGCTCCGTTCTTCGCTGACGGTTTTCGCGATCTCCCAGAAGGAGGAGTTTTTCGAGGTGATCGGGAGAAGCGATTTGGTGCCGGCGGGTCACGCCAAGGTGGCGCTCGACCCCTATGAGGTGGTAATTGGGAGGGTGCTGGAGCTCGATCCCAAAGAGTTCGAGTTGCTGGTGAAGTCGCTGCTTGAAGCGCTTGGTTTCGAGGCGGAGCATTCCGGGAAGACGGGCGACGGGGGTGTGGATGTGAGAGGCACGCTGGACGTAGACAATTTTGCGCGGATTCGGGTCTTTGTGCAGGCTAAGCGCTATCAGACTGGAGCGAAAATTGCCGCCAACGTGGTGAAGCAGTTAAGGCAGACGATTCCAAACGGCGCTCAGGGTGCCTTCATCACGACAGCCGACTATCAGGCAGCGGCCCGCGATGTGGCGGAGGAAACGGGCTTTCCGAGAATCGGGCTAATCAATGGCCGACAGATGGTTGATCTGCTTGTGAAGCATTGGGCTGACATTCCCCCCGATTTCAAAACGAAGCTCGGCCTTCAGCCGGGCTTGGTGCTGGTGTAA
- a CDS encoding class I SAM-dependent DNA methyltransferase: MPPSDSQTFLRELDKKLWTAADKLRSNLDAAVYKHAVLGLIFLKYVSDSFAQRQAEIEAMLKDPENDFFVDPAGYDQPARYDEAIHQELEERDYYIEKNVFWVPALARWKTLQDSAKLPAGTEITVKNGKTTTYRITSTGKLIDDALEAVEKENPKLKNVLNKNYTQLQIDPANLAGLIDLIATIPFQHADLHAKDILGHVYEYFLGQFALAEGKKGGQYFTPKSIVSLIVEMIEPYQGRVYDPAMGSGGFFVQSERFIEEHGGSIGDIMVFGQESNPTTWRLAAMNMAIRGIDFDFGKEPADTFTRDQHPDLRADFVMANPPFNIKEWWDGKLENDARWKYGTPPQGNANFAWVQHMLHHLAPNGSMALLLANGSMSSNSSGEGDIRRALIEADLVECMVALPGQLFTNTQIPACIWFLTKNKAKRSRPGAATLRDRRGETLFIDARKLGFMKDRVLRDFSGDDIEKIAGTFREWRTGSYEDASGFCKFSRLPEIASHGFILTPGRYVGAEDVEDDGEAFDDKMSRYVEELKSQLEESAKLEQDIKASLEGLGYGI; the protein is encoded by the coding sequence ATGCCCCCTTCCGACTCCCAAACCTTTCTTCGCGAGCTCGACAAGAAGCTCTGGACCGCCGCCGACAAGCTCCGCTCCAATCTCGACGCCGCCGTTTACAAGCACGCGGTGCTCGGGCTGATCTTCCTCAAATACGTGTCGGACTCGTTCGCGCAGCGGCAGGCGGAGATCGAGGCAATGCTGAAGGACCCGGAAAACGACTTCTTCGTGGACCCGGCCGGCTACGACCAGCCCGCCCGATATGACGAGGCGATCCACCAGGAGCTGGAGGAACGGGACTACTACATCGAGAAAAACGTCTTTTGGGTGCCGGCGCTGGCGCGGTGGAAGACCTTGCAGGACTCCGCAAAGCTTCCGGCGGGGACGGAGATCACGGTGAAGAACGGGAAAACCACCACTTACAGGATCACCTCCACCGGCAAGCTCATCGACGACGCGCTGGAGGCGGTGGAGAAAGAGAACCCGAAGCTCAAGAACGTCCTCAACAAGAACTACACCCAGCTCCAGATCGATCCGGCGAACCTCGCGGGGCTCATCGACCTCATCGCCACCATTCCGTTCCAGCACGCGGACCTTCACGCGAAGGACATCCTCGGCCACGTTTACGAATACTTCCTCGGCCAGTTCGCCCTGGCGGAGGGGAAGAAGGGTGGCCAGTACTTCACGCCCAAGTCCATCGTCAGCCTCATCGTGGAAATGATCGAGCCCTATCAGGGCCGCGTCTATGACCCGGCGATGGGCTCCGGCGGCTTCTTCGTCCAATCCGAGCGCTTCATCGAGGAGCACGGCGGCAGCATCGGCGACATCATGGTCTTCGGGCAGGAAAGCAATCCGACCACCTGGCGGCTGGCGGCGATGAACATGGCCATCCGCGGCATCGACTTCGACTTCGGCAAGGAACCGGCGGACACATTCACCCGCGACCAGCACCCGGACCTCCGCGCGGACTTCGTGATGGCGAACCCGCCCTTCAACATCAAGGAATGGTGGGACGGCAAGCTGGAGAACGACGCGCGGTGGAAATACGGCACGCCGCCGCAGGGGAATGCCAACTTCGCCTGGGTGCAGCACATGCTCCACCACCTCGCGCCGAATGGCTCGATGGCGCTGCTCCTCGCCAATGGCTCGATGAGTTCGAATTCCAGCGGCGAGGGCGACATCCGCCGCGCCTTGATCGAGGCGGATCTCGTCGAGTGTATGGTCGCCCTGCCCGGCCAGCTTTTCACCAATACCCAGATTCCCGCCTGTATCTGGTTCCTCACGAAAAACAAAGCCAAGCGCTCCCGCCCCGGTGCAGCCACCCTTCGCGACCGCAGGGGCGAAACGCTCTTCATCGACGCCCGGAAGCTCGGCTTCATGAAAGACCGCGTGCTGCGGGATTTCAGTGGGGACGATATCGAAAAAATCGCGGGGACTTTCAGAGAATGGAGGACTGGTAGCTACGAGGACGCTTCAGGGTTTTGCAAATTTTCTAGGCTTCCGGAGATCGCCTCTCATGGATTCATCCTGACGCCCGGTCGTTACGTTGGAGCTGAGGATGTCGAAGACGACGGCGAAGCGTTTGATGATAAAATGTCGCGCTACGTAGAGGAGCTGAAAAGCCAGCTTGAAGAATCTGCCAAGCTGGAACAGGACATCAAAGCTAGCTTGGAGGGGTTGGGGTATGGCATCTGA
- a CDS encoding GIY-YIG nuclease family protein, with the protein MSLTPKTIQIFLPGGDPQGIRVAEITTRIVQVLEVPRSLLGDFLKMPESCQVAVYFLFGESEDGEDQKVYIGQTGDLRSRLVSHNKEKAFWQRALVLISRTNSLTQTHGLFLEWNCIQTATKAGRYALENGNTGSKPHTPAPLEADCLEIFETGQVLLSTLGFPLFDPVAKPAANPATDEVFFCTASGANGRGLYTQEGFVVLKGSTGRRDSVPSIIGTAGERFRLRLIETGVVRVEGDSIVFEKDHLIRSPSMAALALMGRTSNGWIDWKTKDGKTLDAVKRQAVG; encoded by the coding sequence ATGTCCCTCACCCCGAAAACCATTCAGATTTTCCTGCCCGGCGGGGATCCCCAGGGCATCCGCGTCGCGGAAATCACGACCCGCATCGTCCAGGTCCTGGAGGTCCCCCGCAGCCTTCTCGGGGACTTCCTCAAGATGCCGGAGAGCTGCCAGGTGGCGGTCTATTTCCTCTTCGGGGAAAGCGAGGATGGCGAGGACCAGAAGGTCTACATCGGCCAAACCGGCGACCTCCGCTCGCGCCTGGTCAGCCACAACAAGGAGAAGGCCTTCTGGCAGCGGGCGCTGGTGCTCATTTCCCGCACCAACAGCCTGACCCAGACCCACGGGCTGTTTCTGGAATGGAACTGCATCCAGACCGCCACCAAGGCCGGACGTTACGCCCTTGAAAACGGCAACACCGGCAGCAAGCCCCACACCCCCGCCCCGCTGGAGGCCGACTGCCTGGAGATTTTCGAAACCGGACAGGTGCTCCTCTCCACCCTTGGCTTTCCGCTGTTCGATCCCGTCGCGAAGCCCGCCGCCAATCCGGCGACGGATGAAGTTTTCTTCTGCACCGCCTCCGGAGCCAATGGCCGCGGCCTGTACACGCAGGAAGGCTTCGTCGTGCTGAAAGGCTCCACCGGCCGCCGGGACAGCGTGCCCTCGATCATAGGAACCGCTGGAGAACGCTTCCGCCTGCGTCTCATCGAGACCGGCGTCGTCCGTGTGGAGGGAGATTCCATCGTCTTCGAAAAGGACCATCTCATCCGCTCCCCGAGCATGGCCGCACTCGCGCTCATGGGACGAACCTCCAACGGCTGGATCGATTGGAAGACCAAGGACGGCAAGACGCTGGATGCCGTGAAGCGGCAAGCGGTTGGCTGA